The Bacillus kexueae region ACCCGTCCGCCGCTAACGTCAAGGGAGCAAGCTCCCTATCTGTTCGCTCGACTTGCATGTATTAGGCACGCCGCCAGCGTTCGTCCTGAGCCAGGATCAAACTCTCCAAAAAAGTTTGATTGCTCATTAAAAAGAATTAACGTTGACGCTTCGTTTTGTTTAGTTTTCAAAGATCATTTTTCTCGACACAATATCTTATTATACCATCACAAATCAATGTGTCAAGTGTTTTTTGTCTTTCTTAAGACCAGCTTTTATATAATATCACGACGTTTTTTTACAGTCAAGATATTTTTTGAATTTCTTTTGAAGTCGCTTCGTTCATCAGCGACGAATAATAATATACCACCTGTAAGAACACTTTGCAATACCTTTTTTGAAAAAATATATGTTTTTTTAAAATCCAATTATACGTTGTTCAATCAATTATCAAACGTATTAATCTCAATTAAAAAGATGCGCTCTTTCCGATAAGCTATACAGTTCCTTAATAAGATATTGAACGAGTGTGTATTGAAATAAAAAAACCCTATCAAACTACCCTTTAAATTACAAAAACAAACGGAGCAAAACGAGTTGTTCTGCTCCGTTTGCTAATCTTAAGAGCTATCAGAAAGCCCTTCTTACTTATGTCTCATTTGCGGGAATAACAATACGTCACGAATCGAAGGAGAATTCGTTAACAACATCACAAGACGATCGATCCCAATTCCTAATCCTCCAGTAGGCGGCATACCATACTCTAACGCTTCGACAAAGTCTTCATCCATCATATGAGCCTCATCATTACCTTGCTCGCGTTCTTTTAATTGCGCTTCAAATCTTTCTCTTTGATCGATAGGGTCATTTAACTCTGTAAATGCATTTGCGTGCTCACGACCGACAATAAACAATTCAAATCGATCCGTAAATCGAGGGTCCTCATCATTCTTTTTCGCTAAAGGTGAAATTTCTACCGGATGACCGTAGATAAATGTCGGTTGAATCAGTTTATCTTCCACTTTTTGCTCGAAAAATTCGTTGACAATATGACCATATTCCATGTTGTCATTAATTTCAACACCGTGTTCGTTCGCTAAACGACGAGCTTCCTCCGTAGTCGTCACAGGCCAGAAATCGACACCAGTATATTGCTTAATTGCATCAACCATATGTAAACGTGCCCATTTCGGTTCTAAGTTAACTTCATGCTCACCGTATTGTACAGTAGTTGTCCCTAACACTTCTTTGGCAATATGAGCGATCATATTTTCTGTTAGTTCCATAACATCTTGATAATCTGCATAAGCCTCGTATAATTCTAGCATTGTGAATTCAGGGTTATGGCGTGTAGAGATACCTTCGTTACGGAATACTCGACCAATCTCATACACCTTTTCAAGTCCACCAACAATTAAACGCTTCAAATGTAGTTCAATTGCAATACGCATGTAAAGTGGCATATCTAACGCGTTGTGGTGTGTAATGAATGGACGTGCAGACGCTCCTCCAGCGATAGCATGCATTGTTGGAGTTTCAACTTCAAGAAATCCTTGATTATCTAAATAGCGACGCATAGATTGAATAATTTTGCTACGCGCGATGAACGTACTCTTACTTTCGGGGTTCATGATTAAATCAAGATAACGTTGGCGATAGCGTTGTTCGATATCTTTTAAACCATGATATTTGTCTGGTAATGGACGTAAAGATTTTGTAAGTAGCGTAAATTCAGTTACTTTTACAGAAAGCTCCCCAACTTTTGTTTTGAACACAGTACCTTTAATACCTACTAAATCTCCTAAGTCTGCACTGTTGAAAATTTCATAAGCTTCCTCGCCAACAGCATCTTTACGGACATAAATTTGGATTTGACCAGATAGATCTTGAATATGAGCAAACCCAGCTTTTCCTTTTCCTCTCTTTGTCATAATACGACCAGCAAGGGATACTAAAGCTTCTTTTGTCTCTAATTCTTCTTTTGTGAATTGGTCATACTCTGCTTTTACTTCTTCCGCTTGGTGCGTACGCTCGTAACGCTTACCGAAAGGGTCCATCCCTTTGTCACGTAGAGACTGCATTTTCTCGCGTCTTACCTGTAATTGATCATTTAATTCTTGTTGATTGTTTAATTCCTCATGACTCATTCCCACTCAACTCCATTCATATCTTAAATTAAAGCAGAAAGCTGCCAACAAGCTGGCAGCGGTAAAGAATATAATTATCCTGCTTGAACTTGCTCTTTTTCTTCAACTTCAGCTACAAATCCATCAAGCAATGAAACAAGCTCTTCTCTCGTTTCACAAGTATTGATTTCATTACGAACTTTCGCATTACCACGAATACCCTTAAGGTACCACGCAGCGTGTTTTCTCATTTCGCGAACTGCGACGTTCTCGTCTTTTAATTGAATTAAACGGTCTAAGTGTAGTTTACATACATCCATTTTTTCACGTACACTTGGTTCTCCGATTAGTTCACCGGACTCTAAATATTTAACTGTACGATAAATCATCCAAGGGTTCCCCAGTGCTGCACGTCCAATCATAACACCATCAACACCAGTCTCATCTAACATTCGCTTTGCATCCTGTGGAGTTTTCACGTCTCCGTTTCCAATGACAGGAATCGATACGGATTGCTTTACTTCTTTAATGATATCCCAATTCGCAACCCCTTCATACATTTGCACACGTGTACGACCATGCAAAGCAACAGCCTGACCTCCAGCACGTTCTATCGCTTGGGCATTTTGAACAGCATAGATATGGTTTTCATCCCAACCCATACGCATTTTTACTGTTACTGGCTTTTCAACTGCATCTACAACAGCCGCGACTAAGTCGTAAATCTTATTTGGATCAAGTAACCATTTCGCACCAGCGTCACACTTTGTAATCTTAGGTACAGGACAACCCATATTTATATCAATGATATCTGCTGTTGTATTTTTATCTACAAATTTCGCCGCTTCTACAAGGGACTCTTTTTCCCCTCCAAAAATTTGTAAACTTAAAGGTTTTTCACGTTCATCAATATAAAGCATGCCCATCGTTTTAACATTTTTATATAAGATGGCTTTGTCACTAACCATTTCGGCACATACTAAGCCAGCGCCAAACTCTTTTACCGTCAAACGAAAGGCTGAATTACAAACACCAGCCATCGGCGCAAGGATGACGCGATTTTTCAATTGGATGTCACCAATTTTGAACATACGACCATACCTCCTTTTCACTCATTTTCTGGGGTTAATTCTTCCACACTTATTTCAAGCAATTCGGCTATGTCTTCCACTAACTGCTTGGCCGGTAGGCGATTTCCTCTTTCGACTTCTCCTAAAACTGATACAGATACTCCTAAGTCTTTCGCAAAACTTTCTTGCGTATAACCTTTTAGCTTTCTAAAAGCGCGAATTCTTCTTCCCCACTTTTCTGCTTCCATATCCGTACTCCTTCTTTATCTGTTAATTGTTCAATGATGACAGCAAGAGAATCTGCTCGATTCGGAATTTTTACATCGGGCTCTATCTCAAACAACGGAATAAGAACAAATGAACGGTCAAACATTCTCGGATGTGGAATCATTAATTGTTCTGTTTCAATATTTTCATGATTGAATAACAAAATGTCAAGGTCCAACGTTCGAGGACCCCATCTTATTAGTCTCTTGCGTCCTAATTCTACTTCTATCTGTTGTAACAATGATAATAGCTCAAATGGAGTCAAAGATGTCTCCAGTTTAACCACCATATTTAAAAACAAATCTTGCTCAGTATAACCGACAGGCTCAGTTTCGTAAATGGAAGATTTTTTTAGCACACTCACTTGTGGATGGTTATCAAGTCGCTGTATCGCTTGGGTTAAAAAAGAGTAACGCTCCCCCATATTGGACCCAAGTGAAATGTATGAAACATTATTCATTTTCGACCTCTTGTCACTTCAACCGCTACAGATTGGTAATGACCCGGAATGGGGGGATCGGGTTTTGTCACTTTCACGGTACACATTTCAACAAGCGAAAAAGCAGAGAGTATTTCTTCGGCAATATTTTCAGCAATGGACTCAACAAGTTTATATGGCGGACCTTCAACAACTTTCTGACATAGATGATAAATATCAGCATAGTTCACGGTGTATGCTAGATCATCGGTTTCTCCTGCTTTTTTTAAATTAGCCATTAACTCCACATCAACATAAAAGCGTTGCCCTAGTTTATTTTCCTCAGGAAACACACCATGGTAGCCATAGAATTTCATCTGATTCACATAAATTTTATCGATGATTGTTCACTCCTTTACCGAGCATAGCATCCATCATTTTCGCCATTCGAGCGATTTCTTTCACGTCGTGTACGCGAACAAATTGACATCCACGTTCTATTCCTAAACAAACGGTAGCACCAGTACCTTCCACTCGTTCAACTGGGGGTAAATCTAATACATGTCCAATGAAGGATTTGCGAGAAGTTCCTAGTAAAACAGGGTATTTAAGCGAACAAATTCGGTCTAGGTGCCTCATGACTTCCAAGTTGTTCTCAAACGTTTTGGCAAATCCAATCCCAGGGTCAAGCACAATATTCTCTTCCTTAACGCCCGCTTCGATAGCAATCCGTACACTTTCTTTCAAATCACTAATCATATCTTCAATAAGGTTATGGTAATGACGTTCTTTTCGGTTGTGCATTAAAATTATTGGCACATTAAACTCAGCGGCAACCTTCGCAATTTCAGGCTCCTTTTTTGCTCCCCATACATCATTAATAATTGTGGCTCCTGCATTCACTGCTTGTCTAGCTACTTCCGCTTTGTAAGTATCAATGGAGATGGGGACGTCAATCTCATTCGATAGTGCCTCAATAATCGGGATGA contains the following coding sequences:
- the folB gene encoding dihydroneopterin aldolase, whose protein sequence is MDKIYVNQMKFYGYHGVFPEENKLGQRFYVDVELMANLKKAGETDDLAYTVNYADIYHLCQKVVEGPPYKLVESIAENIAEEILSAFSLVEMCTVKVTKPDPPIPGHYQSVAVEVTRGRK
- the dusB gene encoding tRNA dihydrouridine synthase DusB, with amino-acid sequence MFKIGDIQLKNRVILAPMAGVCNSAFRLTVKEFGAGLVCAEMVSDKAILYKNVKTMGMLYIDEREKPLSLQIFGGEKESLVEAAKFVDKNTTADIIDINMGCPVPKITKCDAGAKWLLDPNKIYDLVAAVVDAVEKPVTVKMRMGWDENHIYAVQNAQAIERAGGQAVALHGRTRVQMYEGVANWDIIKEVKQSVSIPVIGNGDVKTPQDAKRMLDETGVDGVMIGRAALGNPWMIYRTVKYLESGELIGEPSVREKMDVCKLHLDRLIQLKDENVAVREMRKHAAWYLKGIRGNAKVRNEINTCETREELVSLLDGFVAEVEEKEQVQAG
- the lysS gene encoding lysine--tRNA ligase, with product MSHEELNNQQELNDQLQVRREKMQSLRDKGMDPFGKRYERTHQAEEVKAEYDQFTKEELETKEALVSLAGRIMTKRGKGKAGFAHIQDLSGQIQIYVRKDAVGEEAYEIFNSADLGDLVGIKGTVFKTKVGELSVKVTEFTLLTKSLRPLPDKYHGLKDIEQRYRQRYLDLIMNPESKSTFIARSKIIQSMRRYLDNQGFLEVETPTMHAIAGGASARPFITHHNALDMPLYMRIAIELHLKRLIVGGLEKVYEIGRVFRNEGISTRHNPEFTMLELYEAYADYQDVMELTENMIAHIAKEVLGTTTVQYGEHEVNLEPKWARLHMVDAIKQYTGVDFWPVTTTEEARRLANEHGVEINDNMEYGHIVNEFFEQKVEDKLIQPTFIYGHPVEISPLAKKNDEDPRFTDRFELFIVGREHANAFTELNDPIDQRERFEAQLKEREQGNDEAHMMDEDFVEALEYGMPPTGGLGIGIDRLVMLLTNSPSIRDVLLFPQMRHK
- the folK gene encoding 2-amino-4-hydroxy-6-hydroxymethyldihydropteridine diphosphokinase produces the protein MNNVSYISLGSNMGERYSFLTQAIQRLDNHPQVSVLKKSSIYETEPVGYTEQDLFLNMVVKLETSLTPFELLSLLQQIEVELGRKRLIRWGPRTLDLDILLFNHENIETEQLMIPHPRMFDRSFVLIPLFEIEPDVKIPNRADSLAVIIEQLTDKEGVRIWKQKSGEEEFALLES
- the folP gene encoding dihydropteroate synthase, whose protein sequence is MGILNITPDSFSDGGRFNALEQAVSRAKEMVQEGAHIIDVGGESTRPGAKPVSLEEELSRVIPIIEALSNEIDVPISIDTYKAEVARQAVNAGATIINDVWGAKKEPEIAKVAAEFNVPIILMHNRKERHYHNLIEDMISDLKESVRIAIEAGVKEENIVLDPGIGFAKTFENNLEVMRHLDRICSLKYPVLLGTSRKSFIGHVLDLPPVERVEGTGATVCLGIERGCQFVRVHDVKEIARMAKMMDAMLGKGVNNHR
- a CDS encoding helix-turn-helix domain-containing protein; translation: MEAEKWGRRIRAFRKLKGYTQESFAKDLGVSVSVLGEVERGNRLPAKQLVEDIAELLEISVEELTPENE